A window of the Brassica oleracea var. oleracea cultivar TO1000 chromosome C1, BOL, whole genome shotgun sequence genome harbors these coding sequences:
- the LOC106344472 gene encoding transcription factor bHLH123-like isoform X1 — protein MGDHHDFINSGSWWKVSSSSSISSSSSMRANSIESGGSAAFHDKLHHSLATDHHLQMIGLGLSSQSHVDQWNQSLLRGDSKAETSFGVMLQENINLDATSNANANTTSYQLQESDPSHHQALWRDPRINNSDFKPQLNMTSSNNRGFFLDHQFSPHGSSSTDSSTVTCQGFSSDNPSNTLYGPTATTPNSSSAMFHHHHHHQAAGFNMPGSSDQQPSRTHQASNLGYSQFGSSTGNYDQTALRFSNNATFWNPTAAGNVGPTHHDASSNYFPALQPPQIHAPSFDEQPNGMSEIKDSSSSEVKRVGGDQPAAKRAKSEATSPSPPLKVKKEKMSDRIAALQQLVSPFGKTDQASVLSEAIEYIKFLHQQVSALSNPYMNSGASLQHQQSDHPKELEVSKEPDLRSQGLCLVPVSSTFPVTHDTTVDFWTTTFGGTFR, from the exons ATGGGAGATCATCATGATTTCATCAACTCAGGAAGCTGGTGGAAAGTATCTTCTTCTTCCTCGATATCTTCTTCCTCTTCCATGAGAGCAAACTCAATTGAATCTGGTGGTTCTGCTGCTTTCCATGATAAGCTTCATCATTCATTAGCTACTGATCACCATCTGCAGATGATTGGTTTAGGGCTTTCTTCACAATCACATGTTGATCAATGGAACCAATCTCTCTT AAGAGGAGATAGTAAAGCGGAGACAAGCTTTGGAGTGATGCTTCAAGAGAATATCAATTTAGATGCGACCTCAAACGCAAACGCTAACACAACGTCATACCAGTTGCAAGAATCTGATCCCTCTCACCACCAAGCTTTGTGGCGAGACCCACGCATCAATAACAGCGATTTCAAACCGCAGCTAAACATGACGAGTAGCAACAACCGCGGGTTCTTCTTGGATCATCAGTTCAGCCCTCACGGGAGCTCAAGCACCGACAGTAGCACAGTGACATGTCAAGGTTTCTCTTCTGACAATCCGTCAAACACTTTGTACGGACCAACGGCAACAACTCCTAACTCCTCTTCAGCTATGTTTCATCATCATCATCATCATCAAGCAGCTGGCTTCAACATGCCTGGCTCATCCGATCAGCAGCCGTCTAGGACTCATCAGGCATCAAATCTTGGTTACTCTCAGTTCGGTTCATCCACCGGAAACTACGACCAGACGGCGTTGAGATTCTCTAACAACGCAACGTTTTGGAACCCTACTGCGGCGGGAAACGTGGGTCCTACTCATCATGACGCGTCGTCGAACTATTTTCCGGCGTTACAGCCGCCGCAAATTCACGCGCCGAGTTTTGACGAACAACCTAAT GGTATGTCGGAGATTAAAGATTCGAGTAGCAGTGAAGTAAAAAGAGTCGGAGGAGATCAGCCGGCGGCGAAAAGGGCTAAGAGCGAAGCAACCTCTCCGTCACCACCTTTGAAG GTGAAGAAGGAGAAAATGAGTGACAGAATCGCTGCACTCCAACAATTGGTTTCACCTTTCGGAAAG ACTGATCAAGCCTCAGTGCTCTCTGAAGCCATTGAATACATTAAGTTCTTACACCAACAAGTTTCA GCTCTGAGTAACCCATACATGAATAGTGGAGCTTCTTTACAGCATCAACAG AGTGATCATCCGAAAGAGCTAGAAGTATCAAAAGAACCAGATCTTAGAAGTCAAGGTTTATGTTTAGTACCAGTTTCGAGCACATTTCCAGTGACACACGATACTACAGTAGATTTCTGGACTACTACCTTTGGTGGGACTTTTAGATAG
- the LOC106344472 gene encoding transcription factor bHLH123-like isoform X2 codes for MGDHHDFINSGSWWKVSSSSSISSSSSMRANSIESGGSAAFHDKLHHSLATDHHLQMIGLGLSSQSHVDQWNQSLLGDSKAETSFGVMLQENINLDATSNANANTTSYQLQESDPSHHQALWRDPRINNSDFKPQLNMTSSNNRGFFLDHQFSPHGSSSTDSSTVTCQGFSSDNPSNTLYGPTATTPNSSSAMFHHHHHHQAAGFNMPGSSDQQPSRTHQASNLGYSQFGSSTGNYDQTALRFSNNATFWNPTAAGNVGPTHHDASSNYFPALQPPQIHAPSFDEQPNGMSEIKDSSSSEVKRVGGDQPAAKRAKSEATSPSPPLKVKKEKMSDRIAALQQLVSPFGKTDQASVLSEAIEYIKFLHQQVSALSNPYMNSGASLQHQQSDHPKELEVSKEPDLRSQGLCLVPVSSTFPVTHDTTVDFWTTTFGGTFR; via the exons ATGGGAGATCATCATGATTTCATCAACTCAGGAAGCTGGTGGAAAGTATCTTCTTCTTCCTCGATATCTTCTTCCTCTTCCATGAGAGCAAACTCAATTGAATCTGGTGGTTCTGCTGCTTTCCATGATAAGCTTCATCATTCATTAGCTACTGATCACCATCTGCAGATGATTGGTTTAGGGCTTTCTTCACAATCACATGTTGATCAATGGAACCAATCTCTCTT AGGAGATAGTAAAGCGGAGACAAGCTTTGGAGTGATGCTTCAAGAGAATATCAATTTAGATGCGACCTCAAACGCAAACGCTAACACAACGTCATACCAGTTGCAAGAATCTGATCCCTCTCACCACCAAGCTTTGTGGCGAGACCCACGCATCAATAACAGCGATTTCAAACCGCAGCTAAACATGACGAGTAGCAACAACCGCGGGTTCTTCTTGGATCATCAGTTCAGCCCTCACGGGAGCTCAAGCACCGACAGTAGCACAGTGACATGTCAAGGTTTCTCTTCTGACAATCCGTCAAACACTTTGTACGGACCAACGGCAACAACTCCTAACTCCTCTTCAGCTATGTTTCATCATCATCATCATCATCAAGCAGCTGGCTTCAACATGCCTGGCTCATCCGATCAGCAGCCGTCTAGGACTCATCAGGCATCAAATCTTGGTTACTCTCAGTTCGGTTCATCCACCGGAAACTACGACCAGACGGCGTTGAGATTCTCTAACAACGCAACGTTTTGGAACCCTACTGCGGCGGGAAACGTGGGTCCTACTCATCATGACGCGTCGTCGAACTATTTTCCGGCGTTACAGCCGCCGCAAATTCACGCGCCGAGTTTTGACGAACAACCTAAT GGTATGTCGGAGATTAAAGATTCGAGTAGCAGTGAAGTAAAAAGAGTCGGAGGAGATCAGCCGGCGGCGAAAAGGGCTAAGAGCGAAGCAACCTCTCCGTCACCACCTTTGAAG GTGAAGAAGGAGAAAATGAGTGACAGAATCGCTGCACTCCAACAATTGGTTTCACCTTTCGGAAAG ACTGATCAAGCCTCAGTGCTCTCTGAAGCCATTGAATACATTAAGTTCTTACACCAACAAGTTTCA GCTCTGAGTAACCCATACATGAATAGTGGAGCTTCTTTACAGCATCAACAG AGTGATCATCCGAAAGAGCTAGAAGTATCAAAAGAACCAGATCTTAGAAGTCAAGGTTTATGTTTAGTACCAGTTTCGAGCACATTTCCAGTGACACACGATACTACAGTAGATTTCTGGACTACTACCTTTGGTGGGACTTTTAGATAG